GCCAGGGCAGGGTGATAATTTGTAGCGGCCCTTTCGCCAGTTCTAAGGTGTGGGTCTTTAGGCGATCGCCCACGATAAAACCTGGCACAGCAAGGGTGCGATAGATATTTAAACTGGCGCCTCCACTCCCCTGGGAATATTGATCGTGGTTGCCGACGACAAGGACAGCCGGAATATTGTGAGCCACAAGGCGGCGAAATTGCCCCGCAAAAGCCTCATGGATATAGGGGGCTGGGGTGGCATCGGGAAAGGCATCCCCGGCGAAAATCACCAGATCGACAGGTTCGGCGATCGCCCGGTCAATACAAAGACCAAGGGTCCGCTCAAAATCTTCGAGGCGCGAATTCAAGCCTGTTTCTGGATTCACTTGACCATGGGAGAAACCGCTTCCCATGTGAATATCTGCAAAGTGAAGAATTTTGAACATCGCGGCGGTGGTTTAATTTTTTATTTCCTACAATGGAAGGCGATCGCCCTCCCCATCATAGTATGTCTAACCGCTGTGAGTCTGAAGTTCCGGTCTGTGAGCGCCCTCGTCTGAAGCGGGCCCGTCTCCCCCAGCCCGAAGGCCCAGAACAAGAGGCGGTGTCTTATCTCCAAGCCTTCTTAAAAACAGCGGGATTTTTGCCCCGTTCAGCAGCGATTAACGGTATTTTCAATCGTCCGACAGAGGCGGCCTTACGGTCTTTCCAGCAGGCGAACAAGCTGGCAAAAACCGGTATCGTAGACCATCACACTTGGCAAAGCATTGAGCGCTATCGGCAGCTTTTTTTGACCCCAGTGGGAACAGCCGAGCACCCACCGCAACATCCAGCATCCAAGGCGATCGCCCCGGCAGCTATTTCCCCCAAAGAGTCTTTCCCTTCAGTGGTTCAGCGCCATCAAGAAAAAGTCCTCCTGCGTCGGGGGGCTGGGTTTGAAATTTCGCCCCAACAGCAAGCGGTATATTACTTACAAAAATTGCTCCAACGGGGTTTATTTTTGCCAGAAAATGCCAAGCTAGATGGAAAATTCGGGCGTCAAACAGAAAATGGCGTGAAGTTTTTTCAGGTGCGCCAAAAGCTCGTTGCCGACGGTATTGTCGGGCCATCCACCTGGGAAGCTTTAGAAAATTTTGTCCATCACCAGGAGGCGATCGCCCATCGATATATAACCCTCCAGGACTCCCAGGACGGTGCATTTCAGCCCCAGCAGCACCGCTATCCGAGGTTGAGACGGGGAGACGGTATAACAACGCCCCAGCTCCAAGGGCCCGTGCGTCAGCTCCAAACCCATCTCCAAAAAATTGATCCCCCCTCTCCCCTCACCGTGGATGGTCAATTCGGATTATTGACGGAACAGATGGTCAAACACTTCCAGGCTTTGCGGGGGCTCACCGTAGATGGGATTGTCGGGAGCCAGACTTGGATGACGCTACTAGACCATTGGGTGGAAGTCTATCCCCCCCTACGGCCCCTAGTGGCCCATGGCGATCGCTTACTACAATATCTTGCCCAAGACTCCCTCCAGGATGCTGCCCGCCAAACCGTTCCTATCCTTCTAGAAACCTGTCAGCACTGTGGCATTGATGAGCCGGCCCAGGTGGCCTATATACTCGCCACCGCCTACTATGAAGGGGCATTTGGCAAGGCTCTCTTTGAGCTGCATCCCAGTAGCCACCGGGAAGGGCGTCATGATCTGGGCAATATTCAACCAGGGGACGGCCTGCGTTACCAAGGCCGGGGCTTTGTAAAAATTGTTGGGCGGTTAAACTACACCCGTTGGGGCGATCGCCTGGGGGTGAATCTCTTAGATCATCCAGGCTTCGCGGCCGAACCGAAACTCGCTGCTATAATCTTGATTCTGGGGATGCGAGATGGTTCCTTTACGGGGCATAAATTAGACGATTATCTCAAAGGCGATCGCCAAGATTTTTACCAAGCCCGCCGCATTGTCGCTGATCTTGATTCCCAAGCCGAGGCGATCGCCCAATCTGCCGTTGATTTCCTAAAGGTGTTCCATTGAGACGAATTTTTAACCTCCTTACTCCCCCAGCGCCCAAAGAACAGATCGGCCTACCTAACCGTCGGAAAAAAAGCAAAATTAAGATCAAAACCGCCGCTGAAATTGAGATCATGCGCCAATCGTCGCGGATTGTGGCTACGGTCCTCAAGGAAATTAGTGAGCTGCTCAAACCCGGCATGACCACCCTCGAAGTAGACGCCTACGCCGAACAGCGAATCAGAGAGATGGGCGCAACACCGAGTTTTAAGGGCTATTACGGCTTTACCGGCTCTATTTGTATTTCGATCAATGATGAAGTGGTCCATGGCATTCCCCGGGCCGACAAACGCATTCACCAAGGGGACATCGTCAAAGTCGACACGGGTGCTTTTTTCAAGGGTTACCACGGCGATTCTTGCATTACGGTGGGGGTCGGTAAAAAAATCAAACCTGCGGCCCTGCGTCTGATGCAAGCGGCCGAGGAAGCCCTCTACAAAGGCATTGACCAGGTTAAAGCAGGGAATAGTCTCCTTGATATTGCTGGGGCCGTCGAAGATCACGTGCAGAGCTATGGCTACCATGTGGTGGAAGATTTCACCGGCCATGGGGTGGGCGCCGAACTTCATGAAGAACCATCAGTGTTTAACTTCCGCACCCGCGATCTGCCCAATGTGGTCTTGGAAGCAGGCATGGTCTTGGCGATCGAGCCGATTGTCAATGCAAAAACCAAGGAAACAATCACCCTCGATGATAAATGGACGGTGATCACCCCCGATAAGTCTCTGTCAGCTCAGTTTGAACATACGGTGCTGGTCACGGAAACGGGCTATGAGATCTTGACGGACCGCAATTTGGTGTAGGGAATCCCAAAAACCCAAAAAACTCAATACAATGGGCTGCATCGTGTGTGGAATGTCGCTATGTTTTTCCTTCCTTTCTTTGTGGCCCAGGCCCAAGCGCCGGAACCTGTTGAAATCGTCCGTCCCCAGGAAGTGCGGGTATTACCAGGACAACTAGACTCAACCCCAGTCTTTAATAGCAACAGCCCAGAAAAGGTGCTAGGAGAAGGTATTCTGCTGTCGACCTTTCCACCTGCGGGGAAAACCAATCCTGAGGCCCATCTGGATTTCGCTTTTTCGGGCCGCTTTGATCTGTTTGCCCACCATGTGGCTGAAGGCTCCCCGGAAGATCTGCGGGATTTGCACATCGGGGCGATCGCCTACAATCCGGGGGATGAGCCAGTTACTTTGTATTTCCACCACGGTGCGAGCTACTTGAGCCAACCGGATGCCCCTTTTGTTACCCTTGAGGCCCAAGTCCCGAATCCGAGGGGAACAGTCTATGCGGGGCCTGGTAGCCGGGTGATGGATGACTTACTGCGTCGTCGTCTCCAGGATATTTTCCCCAAGCAACTGACGATCGCCCCCCAGAGCTATGAAATGATTTTTGATCTGCCGATTCCGGTGAAAGAGTTGACACCGCCCCTCAACGGCCGCTCCACATATCTGGAACTCACGAGCACCGGGCCACTCCACATCGCGAGTTTGGCGCTATTTGAAAAGGATGATGCCGAAGGCAACCTGCGTCCCCCCACCTTCGAAGAATGGCAAGCCCTCGTGGAAACAGGTGACTTGTCTACCCCACGCGATCGCGTTCCTAGTGTGCCTGGAGAGCCCGGGGCCCTGATCTATGGTCGGGTAGCCGGGGTTTCTGAAGGTGGCACCTGGCGTACCCAGATTTACGATACTCCCACCTGGGATCTGACCATTCCCGCGTCAGGGGAAACGTTTTCCTATGGTATTAGTACCCTCGTTGGCGGTAGCCATGGTACGGGGCAAATCCAAACAGCAGAAATGCTGCGACGCTACCCAGACACCGCCTATGCCGCCCATGGAAACTATGGGGTGTTTTATGATTTAACGTTGCCCCTCCATAATCCGACGGAGCAGAACCAGACCGTCACCATTGCCCTCGAAACCCCCATTAAGCAGGAAGCCACCAACGAAGCCCTCAGATTTTTTGATCCTTTGCCGACGGCGACCTTTTTCCGGGGGCCGGTGCGGGTCAACTACCGTGATGATCAAGGCCGTCTGCGCACTGACTATTTTCACCTGGTCCAGCGACGGG
The nucleotide sequence above comes from [Synechococcus] sp. NIES-970. Encoded proteins:
- the map_1 gene encoding methionine aminopeptidase, with product MRQSSRIVATVLKEISELLKPGMTTLEVDAYAEQRIREMGATPSFKGYYGFTGSICISINDEVVHGIPRADKRIHQGDIVKVDTGAFFKGYHGDSCITVGVGKKIKPAALRLMQAAEEALYKGIDQVKAGNSLLDIAGAVEDHVQSYGYHVVEDFTGHGVGAELHEEPSVFNFRTRDLPNVVLEAGMVLAIEPIVNAKTKETITLDDKWTVITPDKSLSAQFEHTVLVTETGYEILTDRNLV
- a CDS encoding hypothetical protein (conserved hypothetical protein), whose product is MFFLPFFVAQAQAPEPVEIVRPQEVRVLPGQLDSTPVFNSNSPEKVLGEGILLSTFPPAGKTNPEAHLDFAFSGRFDLFAHHVAEGSPEDLRDLHIGAIAYNPGDEPVTLYFHHGASYLSQPDAPFVTLEAQVPNPRGTVYAGPGSRVMDDLLRRRLQDIFPKQLTIAPQSYEMIFDLPIPVKELTPPLNGRSTYLELTSTGPLHIASLALFEKDDAEGNLRPPTFEEWQALVETGDLSTPRDRVPSVPGEPGALIYGRVAGVSEGGTWRTQIYDTPTWDLTIPASGETFSYGISTLVGGSHGTGQIQTAEMLRRYPDTAYAAHGNYGVFYDLTLPLHNPTEQNQTVTIALETPIKQEATNEALRFFDPLPTATFFRGPVRVNYRDDQGRLRTDYFHLVQRRGQMGDSLVTLEMPPGDRRLINVQLRYPPDATPPQVLTVKTQ
- a CDS encoding putative peptidoglycan binding domain protein; translation: MEGDRPPHHSMSNRCESEVPVCERPRLKRARLPQPEGPEQEAVSYLQAFLKTAGFLPRSAAINGIFNRPTEAALRSFQQANKLAKTGIVDHHTWQSIERYRQLFLTPVGTAEHPPQHPASKAIAPAAISPKESFPSVVQRHQEKVLLRRGAGFEISPQQQAVYYLQKLLQRGLFLPENAKLDGKFGRQTENGVKFFQVRQKLVADGIVGPSTWEALENFVHHQEAIAHRYITLQDSQDGAFQPQQHRYPRLRRGDGITTPQLQGPVRQLQTHLQKIDPPSPLTVDGQFGLLTEQMVKHFQALRGLTVDGIVGSQTWMTLLDHWVEVYPPLRPLVAHGDRLLQYLAQDSLQDAARQTVPILLETCQHCGIDEPAQVAYILATAYYEGAFGKALFELHPSSHREGRHDLGNIQPGDGLRYQGRGFVKIVGRLNYTRWGDRLGVNLLDHPGFAAEPKLAAIILILGMRDGSFTGHKLDDYLKGDRQDFYQARRIVADLDSQAEAIAQSAVDFLKVFH